One part of the Candidatus Latescibacterota bacterium genome encodes these proteins:
- the purQ gene encoding phosphoribosylformylglycinamidine synthase I, translating into MAGSFKGKVAIIQFPGVNCENETARAVRSVGLEADLFRWNEDPALLEESTAVILPGGFSYQDRIRAGVVAAKDHIMDKLSELAAAGRPVLGICNGAQVLVESGFIPGIHWERVDLALAPNIMSDREGYYCNWVYLRTEETKCVWTAAFNKEEVVPEPIAHAEGRFVTADEDIMKEMISNGQIALRYCSARGEIDPSFPVNPNGSMENIAGVCNREGNVLAMMPHPERASWLRQVPEDIEGEWGRKRRKAAGEQDRMEDDGPGRKFFASILDGVVGAGEPAGGKGVVS; encoded by the coding sequence GTGGCTGGATCCTTCAAGGGAAAGGTAGCGATCATACAGTTTCCGGGAGTGAACTGCGAGAACGAGACCGCGCGGGCTGTCCGTTCTGTGGGGCTGGAAGCAGATCTCTTCAGATGGAATGAAGACCCGGCTCTTCTCGAGGAAAGCACAGCAGTGATCCTTCCTGGCGGGTTCTCTTACCAGGACAGGATACGTGCCGGTGTGGTCGCCGCCAAGGACCATATAATGGACAAGCTGAGTGAACTGGCCGCGGCCGGTCGGCCGGTACTCGGTATTTGTAACGGGGCCCAGGTCCTCGTCGAGTCCGGATTTATTCCAGGGATCCACTGGGAGAGAGTGGATCTCGCTCTTGCGCCAAACATCATGTCGGACAGGGAAGGGTATTACTGCAACTGGGTATACCTGAGGACAGAGGAAACGAAATGTGTCTGGACAGCCGCTTTTAACAAGGAAGAGGTCGTTCCCGAACCCATAGCTCATGCCGAGGGGCGTTTTGTGACAGCCGACGAAGATATCATGAAAGAAATGATCTCTAACGGCCAGATCGCGCTGCGGTACTGCTCGGCCAGGGGCGAGATCGATCCGTCGTTCCCCGTCAATCCAAACGGATCGATGGAGAACATAGCAGGTGTCTGTAACAGGGAAGGCAACGTTCTGGCTATGATGCCTCACCCGGAAAGAGCGAGCTGGCTCAGGCAGGTGCCCGAAGACATCGAAGGCGAATGGGGCAGAAAGAGACGGAAGGCCGCGGGTGAACAGGACAGGATGGAAGACGATGGACCCGGCAGAAAATTCTTCGCGTCTATCCTTGACGGGGTCGTCGGTGCCGGGGAACCGGCTGGTGGAAAGGGTGTGGTGTCATGA